The Salegentibacter mishustinae genomic interval TCCGTTTTTAAGACATTCTTCCGGGATTTCCCAGCCCTTTTCTCTTAAAATTTTTACCCCGGCAATTGCGGTATTCATATTCTTATTCTGGTAATCTCCTTTAAGATCGGTATGGTAGGTTGGGAATTTCAAATCCTGAGCAAAATATATCGCTGAATTATGTTTTTTAGCTTCAGCCTTAAAAATGTCGGTAGTTTCTTTTTGCTTTTCGCCAATGATTACCGGAATATTATCTTTTATAATTCCTGCTTTTTCCCGGGCTATTTCAGGAAGAGAATTTCCTAAAAACGCGATATGATCTATCCCAATATTAGTAATTACCGAAACCTCTGGTATGATAATATTTGTAGAATCTAGCCGACCGCCAAGGCCTACTTCTATAATAGCAATATCAACTTTCACCCTTGAAAAGTAATCGAAGGCCATTCCTACGGTCATTTCAAAAAAAGAAAGTTGATTTTCAGTTAGGAAATCTTTGTTTGCATATATAAAACTTACTACAGATTTCTTCGGAATAAATTTACCGTTTACCTTAATCCGCTCCCGGAAATCCTTTAAATGTGGCGACGTATATAAACCTACTTTATAACCGGCTTCCTGAAACACCGAAGCCAACATATGGCTGGTAGAACCTTTTCCGTTGGTACCGGCAATATGAACCGACTTAAAGTTTTTATGCGGATTATTTAGATGTTTTGCAAGTTTAAGGGTACGCGAAAGATCTTTTTTGAATGCCTGCGCACCTATTCTTTGGTACATAGGCAACTGCTGAAACATCCAGTCAACAGTTTGGGTATATGCATCCACTTATTCCGAAAGTTTAAAGTTATAAATAATGGTTCCAACCTGGCGGGAAGGTGCATTGCTATCACTATTAAAGCGAGTGGCCATGGCCGCCCTTCTAGCCGGATCTGATAAACAGGCAGCGCTATTTGTAGTTCCTTTTACACCGGGCGTGGCATTGATTACCTGCCCGTTTTGATTAACTTCTATACGAACCACCACGATTCCAGATTCATTACAATCCTGAACAAATTTTTCTTTGTTTAGAGCCCTTCTTCCACCTAAACGGTAATTCCCATCTCCATCAAGTCCAGAGCCACTTCCGTAATAAGAACTGGCATTAGGATCCCCGTTGGGATCACCTTTATCCCCGGCCTGATTATCATTCCCTTCTCCTCCACTTTCGGTTCCCGACCTTTCGGGACCGTTCAAAATACTACTCATAGCATCGGTAGTAGATTGATCTGGTTTGGGTTCTGGCTTTTTAGCCGGTGGTTGTTCTTTAGGTTCTTCCGGCTTCTTCTTTTCTACCGGTTTCGGCTCTTTCTTTTCTTCAATAACCGGAGCTTCTTCTATTTCCTGGGTCACTACTTCCTCTTCTATTACAGGTTCCGGTTGTGTTTGGGTTTCAGGCACCGTAGTTTGTTGAGGAGCCGATTTAACCGGCTCGGTAGGTTGCTCATTTCCGGAGCCAACTTCAGAAGTCCCAAAATTTATGGCTATTCCACTCTCTGGTGGCGGATCTAAATATTTAAAGCCTAACAGAAATAGCAATGCAATTAACAGCACGTGTAAGATAACCGTGATGGTAAAAGATTTTTTTTCGTGTTTGGTTTCTAACATAATTAGATTTATTCGGGTTTAACCGCTAAAACGATCTTATAACTATTTCGATTCGCGATATCCATAACATTTACTGCCTTTTCTATAGGAACCCCTTCTTCTGCTCTCAAAATAATTGTTGGCTTTTCTTTACCAGACAATTTGGTTTTTAAAGTACTTTCTAATGAAGACTGTGTAATACGCTGATCATCTACATAGAATTGAAGGTCTTTTGTAATACTCACCGATACATTCTGAACGCTGGTAGTTTTTCCTTTCGCCTTTGGAAGTATTAGATCTAAAGCTTCTGGAGTAATTACTGGCGAGGTGAGCATAAAAAAGATCAATAACAGGAATACAATATCTGTCATTGAGCTCATACTGAACTCTGGGCTTACTTTATTTCTTCCTCTTAAATTCATATTAAGCGGGCTCGTTTAACAGGTCTAGGAAATCTACTGCGGTAGCTTCCATTTGGTGCACTACTTTATCGGTTTTTACCACTAAGTGGTTATATCCAATATAAGCGATAATGCCTACAATAAGTCCGGCAACGGTTGTAGTCATCGCGGTATAAATACCTTCAGCAAGTGCTCCCATTTGCGCCTGGCCACTACTAGTTGCCAGCTCATGAAAAGCAATTACCATACCTATTACTGTTCCAAGGAAACCAATCATTGGTGCAGCCCCGGCAATAGTAGCCAAAATACTTACATTCTTCTCCAGTTTGTAAACTTCTAAGCGGCCTGCATTTTCTATAGCGGTATTAATATCTTCTAACGGACTTCCAATTCGGGAAATTCCTTTTTCGGTTAACCTGGCTACGGGAGAATCACTTTGTGCACAACGCATTTTAGCCGATTCTATATTTCCGTTTAAAACGTTATCCTTAATTTGAAGCATAAAATTTTTATCTACCTGGCTGGCCGATTTTATCGCAAACAGCCTCTCGAAGTAAATATAAACTGCCGCAAACAACAGGATAAAAAGAATAAGGATGATGATTTGGCCTCCAAGGCCTCCACTAAGCATTAAATCGAATAAAGACAGGGTTTTTTCTTCTACTACCGGTTCTGCCTCCTGGGCGGCTTCGGCAACGCCGTCCTGCTGAAAAAAGTATAGCATAGGTTTCTATTAGGGTTTTTAATGTAACGTGATAAACCAGATTTAATTGTAAATCAAATTTAGTAAAATAATCAGCAGTGCAAACTGCATTATCCCAATTGGGAATTTTTTATTTCCTGAAGATGAATTTCATTAAATTTTATTCATAAAAAATCCCGCTCGAAAGCAGGATCTTCAGAAATAATCTCAATCAACTAAAATTAAAAGATTAATCAAAAACTTATACCAATTGCTTCAGCGCAACTTCAAAGGCTGTTTTGCTGATATTGGTTTTACTGCTATTGTTATCGTAGGTATTCTGGATGGCATTTTTAATGGTCATTGAAGTATCGTTAAAAATAGACTCATCGGTCATTTGCACTCTTCTTTCCATAAAATAAGCGAAAACTCTCGCCATTCCGCAGTTTGCAATAAAATCAGGGATTAAGCTAACTTTCTCGTCGGTAGATTCCATAATTGAGCCGAAGAAAATTTCTTTATCAGCAAAAGGAACATTAGCTCCACTGGTAATCACCTCTAATTTTCTTTCAATCAAATTATTAATTTGATCCTGGGTAATTAATCGGGAAGCAGCACAAGGCGCAAAGATCTCGGCATCAAGCTCCCAAATCTTTTCATTAATTTCTTCAAAAGGAATTAAATTATCGTGTTTAATTGTATTCCCTTCTTTATTAAGAAAAAGCTCCTTAATTTCTTCAAAAGTAAATCCGTCTTCATTAATTAAACCACCAACACGGTCTATTATTCCCACAATCTTAACGCCCATTTGAGCCAGGTAATAAGCTGCCGCAGAACCCACATTTCCAAAGCCCTGAACAATGGCTCTTTTTTCGGTTACATCACCGCCATAAATATCGTAGTAATGTTTAACCGATTCGGCTACGCCATAACCGGTAATCATATCGGCAACGGTATATTTACGGGTTACATCTGGAGAGAATTTGGTATTTTCCAGGACTTTAATCACACCCTGGCGCAACTGTCCAATTCTATTAATTTTGTCGGCTTCGCTGGGTTTAAAGTGCCCGTTAAAAACACCTTCCTGCGGGTGCCATACGCCACAGTCTTCGGTAATAGGAATTACTTCATTTATCTCATCTACATTTAGATCGCCACCGGTACCATAGTAACTCTTCAACAAAGGGGAAACTGCTTTATACCAACGCTCTAAAACGCCTTTTTTACGCGGATCTTTAGGATCGAAGTTTATACCCGATTTAGCTCCTCCAATTGGAGGGCCAGAAACGGTAAATTTCACTTCCATAGTTTTGGCCAGGGAAAGCACTTCATTTTGATCTAATCCTACACGCATTCTTGTACCTCCACCGGCAGCACCACCGCGTAAAGAATTTATTACGGTCCAACCTTCAGCTTCCGTTTCAGAATCTTTCCAGTTGAAAACGATTTCGGGTTCTTTATTTTCGTATAATTTTAATAATT includes:
- a CDS encoding MotA/TolQ/ExbB proton channel family protein, with the protein product MLYFFQQDGVAEAAQEAEPVVEEKTLSLFDLMLSGGLGGQIIILILFILLFAAVYIYFERLFAIKSASQVDKNFMLQIKDNVLNGNIESAKMRCAQSDSPVARLTEKGISRIGSPLEDINTAIENAGRLEVYKLEKNVSILATIAGAAPMIGFLGTVIGMVIAFHELATSSGQAQMGALAEGIYTAMTTTVAGLIVGIIAYIGYNHLVVKTDKVVHQMEATAVDFLDLLNEPA
- a CDS encoding ExbD/TolR family protein — encoded protein: MNLRGRNKVSPEFSMSSMTDIVFLLLIFFMLTSPVITPEALDLILPKAKGKTTSVQNVSVSITKDLQFYVDDQRITQSSLESTLKTKLSGKEKPTIILRAEEGVPIEKAVNVMDIANRNSYKIVLAVKPE
- a CDS encoding Glu/Leu/Phe/Val dehydrogenase dimerization domain-containing protein produces the protein MKELLKLYENKEPEIVFNWKDSETEAEGWTVINSLRGGAAGGGTRMRVGLDQNEVLSLAKTMEVKFTVSGPPIGGAKSGINFDPKDPRKKGVLERWYKAVSPLLKSYYGTGGDLNVDEINEVIPITEDCGVWHPQEGVFNGHFKPSEADKINRIGQLRQGVIKVLENTKFSPDVTRKYTVADMITGYGVAESVKHYYDIYGGDVTEKRAIVQGFGNVGSAAAYYLAQMGVKIVGIIDRVGGLINEDGFTFEEIKELFLNKEGNTIKHDNLIPFEEINEKIWELDAEIFAPCAASRLITQDQINNLIERKLEVITSGANVPFADKEIFFGSIMESTDEKVSLIPDFIANCGMARVFAYFMERRVQMTDESIFNDTSMTIKNAIQNTYDNNSSKTNISKTAFEVALKQLV
- a CDS encoding bifunctional folylpolyglutamate synthase/dihydrofolate synthase, which translates into the protein MFQQLPMYQRIGAQAFKKDLSRTLKLAKHLNNPHKNFKSVHIAGTNGKGSTSHMLASVFQEAGYKVGLYTSPHLKDFRERIKVNGKFIPKKSVVSFIYANKDFLTENQLSFFEMTVGMAFDYFSRVKVDIAIIEVGLGGRLDSTNIIIPEVSVITNIGIDHIAFLGNSLPEIAREKAGIIKDNIPVIIGEKQKETTDIFKAEAKKHNSAIYFAQDLKFPTYHTDLKGDYQNKNMNTAIAGVKILREKGWEIPEECLKNGLNSVKLHTSLQGRWDILKEKPRVICDTAHNTEGLTLVFEQLKKEKFQHLHIVLGVVNDKDLEKILPLFPKTAIYYFSKPEVPRGLEAKILQEKASEFELEGRVFNSVSEAYDAAVDAALDEDLVFVGGSTFTVAEII